Proteins from one Chitinophaga oryzae genomic window:
- the lgt gene encoding prolipoprotein diacylglyceryl transferase has product MLQNSTMLYLAWDPSPEIFHIGGFALRYYSVAFMAAFIASYMVMRYVFDREGKNRALPDRLLVYVVVGTIVGARLGHCLFYEWDYFRYHLAEIVLPFRWESGYFRWTGYQGLASHGGAIGILTAAALFARRYNVPLVWLLDRLAIVIPLAGAFVRTGNFFNAEIIGKPSHLPWAVIFVQDDLLPRHPAQLYEALCYLFIFGLLIFLYKKNKGIQKPGFIFGLLLILVFGARFLIEFLKENQEIFENGYLLNMGQLLSLPLIAAGIYFMGFYNESHAKK; this is encoded by the coding sequence ATGTTGCAAAATAGTACGATGTTATACCTGGCCTGGGACCCGTCACCCGAAATATTCCACATCGGTGGTTTTGCATTGCGCTACTATAGTGTGGCGTTCATGGCCGCCTTCATAGCGAGTTATATGGTGATGCGGTATGTGTTTGACCGGGAAGGAAAAAACAGGGCGCTGCCTGACCGCCTGCTGGTATATGTGGTAGTGGGCACTATTGTGGGCGCCCGGCTGGGGCACTGCCTGTTTTATGAATGGGATTATTTCCGCTACCACCTGGCGGAAATAGTATTGCCGTTCCGGTGGGAGAGCGGTTACTTCAGGTGGACCGGCTACCAGGGACTGGCCAGTCACGGCGGCGCCATCGGCATATTGACGGCGGCAGCGCTGTTTGCCCGCCGCTACAACGTACCGCTGGTATGGCTGCTGGACAGGCTGGCCATCGTTATTCCGCTGGCAGGCGCTTTTGTGCGGACAGGGAACTTCTTTAATGCGGAAATTATCGGTAAACCGTCTCACCTGCCGTGGGCGGTGATATTTGTGCAGGATGACCTGTTGCCCCGCCACCCGGCGCAGCTCTATGAAGCGCTCTGTTACCTGTTCATCTTCGGCCTGCTCATCTTCCTGTATAAAAAAAACAAAGGGATACAAAAACCGGGATTTATCTTCGGCCTCCTGTTGATACTGGTGTTTGGCGCCCGTTTCCTGATCGAATTCCTGAAAGAGAACCAGGAGATTTTTGAAAACGGTTACCTGCTCAATATGGGACAGCTGCTGAGTTTACCGCTGATAGCGGCCGGCATTTATTTTATGGGATTTTACAACGAAAGTCATGCGAAAAAATAA
- a CDS encoding CobW family GTP-binding protein has product MRKNNPINVYLLTGFLGAGKTTLLNGLLQQSRDLRNIVIENEFGKVNIDASLVAAQIENIYELTSGCICCSLDNELLEVLGGILRLEEQPDQVFIETTGIADTGNIIGMFSIPDVKARFRLVSTVCVADAENVETRLEQVTEVGKQLSCADVIVLNKTKDLPLPEQLRLQALLENINPLAYITATADGQVTLADMQSQERRVPAPAMGPSADGAACVVPAEKTPHKINTVLFESPRPFDLQMLAFVLEMNFNVYTDQLYRIKGYVAVKDQPEKYLVQSTGNYLSIVPAGPWGDTLPSSTLVFIGKDLKSATIERILRPALK; this is encoded by the coding sequence ATGCGAAAAAATAATCCGATCAACGTATATCTGCTCACCGGCTTCCTTGGTGCTGGCAAAACCACGCTGCTCAACGGGCTGTTGCAACAGAGCCGCGACCTGCGCAACATCGTTATCGAAAACGAATTCGGTAAAGTGAACATCGATGCATCGCTGGTGGCGGCGCAGATTGAAAATATCTATGAACTGACCAGCGGCTGTATTTGTTGCTCGCTCGACAATGAATTGCTGGAGGTGCTGGGAGGCATTCTGAGACTGGAAGAGCAGCCCGACCAGGTGTTTATAGAAACGACGGGCATCGCGGACACCGGTAACATCATCGGCATGTTCAGCATCCCGGACGTGAAAGCCCGTTTCCGGCTGGTGTCTACCGTCTGCGTGGCAGATGCGGAGAATGTGGAAACGCGCCTCGAACAGGTGACGGAAGTGGGTAAGCAGCTCTCCTGCGCCGATGTGATCGTGCTGAACAAAACCAAAGACCTTCCTTTGCCGGAACAACTGCGGTTGCAGGCATTGCTGGAGAATATCAATCCCCTGGCATACATCACGGCTACTGCCGACGGCCAGGTGACCCTGGCCGACATGCAGTCGCAGGAACGCCGGGTCCCGGCGCCGGCTATGGGCCCGTCAGCGGACGGTGCTGCGTGCGTTGTGCCGGCGGAAAAAACACCGCATAAGATCAACACCGTGCTGTTTGAATCGCCCCGGCCGTTTGACCTGCAGATGCTGGCCTTTGTGCTCGAAATGAATTTTAACGTGTATACCGACCAGTTATACCGCATCAAAGGATATGTAGCGGTGAAAGATCAGCCCGAAAAATATCTCGTACAGTCTACCGGCAACTACCTCAGTATTGTACCGGCAGGCCCCTGGGGCGATACGCTGCCGTCATCCACACTGGTATTTATCGGTAAAGACCTGAAAAGCGCTACCATAGAGCGTATCCTCCGGCCTGCACTGAAGTGA
- the xseA gene encoding exodeoxyribonuclease VII large subunit, with amino-acid sequence MTASETIKLSALTGRIQQALSNVFGEETFWVVADVTNHAFYAQKGYHYFDLVEKDTNSSAIVAKVAAVAWGNGSIRIREFEYVTGQQFKNDIHVLVKVSVNYHQVHGLQITLLDIDTNFTIGMLEQQKQQTLLRLLAECSDYIRKVGDRYVTRNNQLSFRAVIQKLAVITSGNSAGFQDFRHTLEHNRFGYAFQVDTYFTVVQGESKAELVQQRLIDVYNSGVPYDAVVIIRGGGAQTDFLLFDTFLLGRAVAKFPIPIITGIGHQKNETITDMMAHSPVKTPTKAAELIIAHNKAFEDGISDLQHTILIRAQQLFSSHYQALSQLNATVINQTRTILQGQREMLHDYHNVVSHGSRSMLQHHQRELLTLSGAILARPRVVIAGKQNDLQNITANIRSFNRLYMQNRRGQLAHYDTLFKLMSPVNILKRGFAIVYAGDKIINSALPVEPGSPITVRLHDASLEATVTAKTPHDESGTDI; translated from the coding sequence ATGACTGCATCTGAGACGATAAAACTGTCAGCGCTGACCGGCAGGATCCAACAGGCCCTCTCCAATGTATTTGGAGAAGAAACCTTTTGGGTAGTGGCCGACGTGACCAACCATGCTTTCTATGCACAGAAAGGCTATCACTATTTCGACCTGGTGGAGAAAGACACGAATTCCAGCGCTATCGTGGCCAAAGTGGCCGCGGTGGCCTGGGGTAACGGCTCCATCCGCATCCGGGAATTTGAATATGTGACCGGACAGCAGTTCAAAAACGATATACATGTGCTGGTGAAAGTGTCGGTCAATTATCACCAGGTGCACGGCCTGCAGATCACCCTGCTGGACATAGACACCAACTTCACCATTGGTATGCTGGAACAGCAGAAACAACAAACGCTGCTGCGCCTGCTGGCCGAATGTTCCGATTACATCCGCAAAGTGGGCGACCGTTACGTGACCCGCAACAATCAACTGTCTTTCCGGGCCGTGATCCAGAAACTGGCGGTGATCACCTCCGGTAACTCGGCCGGCTTCCAGGACTTCCGGCACACGCTCGAACATAACCGTTTCGGATATGCTTTCCAGGTAGATACCTACTTCACCGTGGTGCAGGGCGAATCAAAAGCGGAACTGGTACAACAACGCCTGATAGATGTTTATAACAGCGGCGTACCTTACGATGCCGTGGTGATCATCCGTGGTGGGGGGGCGCAAACAGACTTCCTCCTGTTTGATACCTTCCTGCTGGGAAGGGCAGTGGCCAAATTTCCCATTCCCATTATTACCGGCATCGGTCACCAGAAAAATGAAACCATCACGGACATGATGGCGCACAGCCCCGTGAAAACGCCAACCAAAGCGGCGGAACTGATCATCGCCCACAACAAGGCGTTTGAAGACGGCATATCGGATTTGCAGCATACCATCCTGATCAGGGCGCAACAGCTTTTCTCCAGCCACTACCAGGCGCTGTCCCAGCTGAATGCCACCGTCATTAATCAAACACGCACTATTCTTCAGGGGCAGCGGGAAATGCTGCACGACTACCACAACGTGGTGTCGCACGGCTCCCGGTCCATGTTGCAGCACCATCAGCGGGAGCTGCTGACGCTGTCAGGCGCCATCCTGGCAAGGCCGCGGGTGGTGATTGCCGGCAAACAAAACGACCTGCAGAACATCACCGCCAACATCCGCTCGTTCAACCGTCTTTATATGCAGAACAGACGCGGACAGCTGGCCCACTACGATACGTTATTCAAACTTATGAGTCCTGTTAATATACTGAAACGTGGCTTTGCCATTGTATATGCAGGCGATAAAATCATTAACAGCGCACTGCCTGTGGAACCCGGCAGCCCCATCACCGTCCGGCTGCACGATGCTTCACTGGAGGCGACCGTTACCGCTAAAACACCACATGATGAATCAGGAACTGACATATGA